The DNA sequence ATCACCGCCGGCCTCGGCCCGCGTCTCGTCGATCAGCTGCCAGAACTCCGTCTCGTCCATCACGGCAACAGCATCCGTCCTGGCCTGCCAGGACGCACGTGGAGGGGCTCGTGTGGGGCGGACGAGAAATCACGACAGGAGGTGTCCGGTATTCATGGCACCGTTCCTCCTGTCGCGCGGGGGTGCCGTGACGACGGGACGGATCGGAAGGGGACGACACGAACGTGAACGCCGGAACGAGGGCACTCGAAGGCAAGGTCGCACTGGTCGCGGGCGCCACGCGGGGAGCGGGCCGGGCCATGGCGGTCGAACTCGGCCGGGCCGGGGCCGTGGTCTACGCCACCGGCCGCACCACGCGCGGACAGCGCAGCGAGGTCGGCCGGCCCGAGACCATCGAGGAGACGGCCGAGCTGGTCACGGCGGCGGGCGGCACGGGCATCGCCGTCCAGGTCGACCACCTGGAGATCGACCAGGTCAAGGCGCTCGTCGAACGCATCGACCGGGACCACGGCCGGCTCGACGTGCTCGTCAACGACGTCTGGGGCGGCGACCACCTGCTGGAGTTCGAGACCCGGGTGTGGGACCTGAAGATGGAGCGGGCGCTGCGGATGCTGCGGCTGGCGCAGGACGCGCATCTGATCACCAGCCACTGTGCGCTGCCGCTGCTCATCCGGCGGGCGGGTGGGCTGGTCGTGGAGATCACGGACGGGACGCCGGAGTTCAACACCGACCACTACCGGGGGAACATGGTCTTCGACCTCGCCAAGTTCGCGCCGGCCCGGATGGCCTGGGCACTGGCCCGGGAGCTGGAGCCGTACGAGGGGACGGCGGTCTGCCTCAGCCCCGGGTTCCTGCGGTCCGAGGAGATGCTGGAGCACTTCGGGGTGACCGAGGCGAACTGGCGGGACGCGGTCGCCAAGGAGCCGCACTTCGCGATCGCCGAGTCGCCGGCGTATCTGGGGCGGGTGGTCGCCGCTCTCGCCGGCGACCCGGAGCGGGGGCGGTGGAACGGGCAGGCGCGGTTCGGCGGCGAGCTTGCCGCTCATTACGGAGTGACCGATGTGGACGGGTCGCAGCCGGACTGTCTCGGGTACTTCACGGACGTGGTGTTCGGGGGGCGGGAGGGGACGGCGGAGGCGTATCGGTAGGCGCCTGCGGCGGGCTGTGCCCCAGGCCCGCCCCTTCGCCGATTCCTGGGGGCAAGCCCCCAGACCCCGCATCGCGGCTTCGCCGCGAGGTCCTCAAACGCCGGACGGGCTGGTTTTCCAGCCCGTCCGGCGTTTGAGGACAAGGGGGTCTGGGGCGCAGCCCCAGGAAACGGCGAATGGGGGTGCCCCCTCTGGGGGAGGGACCGGGGCACCTCACCCCACCCCATACAACCCCGCACTCCTCCGAGCCGCCTCCGCGAACCGCCCCCGCAACTCCGCCGGCTCCACCACCTCCGCCTCCGGCCCCAGCGCCAGCAACTGCTCCTGGGCGACATCGAGCGACTCGACAGGCAGCGTCACCGTGATCCACCCCGCCGCGTCCGCCGCCCCCGCCCCCTCCACCGTGTCCCGCCCGGCCTGCCGGTCCGTGACGTACGGGAGCCGGCGCGCGCCCTCCGGGGTCAGCCGCAGGACGACGGTCTCGCGCAGTAGCGAGCGCGCGAACTGCGCGGCCCGCTCCTCCCAGAAGGCGGACAGGTCGAAGGATTCGTCCCGGTCGAAGTGCCCGGTGCCCGCCGCGACGGCGGTGAAGCGGTCCACCCGGTAGACGCGGTGGCCGGGGCGGTCGGCGGTGACGTGGGCGATCAGGTACCAGACGCCGGCCTTGAGGACGAGGCCGTACGGTTCCAGCTCCCGTTCCGCCTCCGTGCCGTCCCGCCGCCCGTAGCGGGCGGTCAGCGGGCGGTCGTCCCAGACGGCTTCCGCGACGGCGGGGAGCAGGGGCGGGGGATCGGCCGGCTGCCACCAGCCGGGCGCGTCCAGGTGGAAGCGCTGGGCGGCGGTCGCCGGGGCGTCGCCGAGTTCGGGGAGGAGGGCCGCGGAGACCTTGAGGCGGGCGGCGGAGGCGGCGTCGGCGAGGCCCATCTCGCGGAGGGCGGACGGCACGCCGGAGAGGAAGAGGGCTTCGGCCTCGGTGCGGCCGAGGCCGGTGAGGCGGGTGCGGTAGCCGCCGACCAGGCGGTAGCCGCCGGTGCGGCCGCGGTCGGCGTAGACGGGTATGCCGGCCTCGGAGAGGGCGAGGACGTCCCGGGCGACCGTGCGCTCGGAGACCTCCAGTCGCCGGGCCAGTTCGCCGCCCGTCATGGACGCGCGGGACTGCAGCAGCAGGACGAGTTTGATCAGGCGGGCCGCTCGCATGCGCCCATGATGCCGTGACGAGAAAGAAGTCATCAGGGGACGACGACAGGTACCCGTACGCCCAGCCAGGGCATCGGTCGACGGACGAGGACCTGTCGTCACCCCTGAGCCGCTCCGCGACACAGGACAGGGCGCGCGGGCGGCTCCGCGGAGA is a window from the Streptomyces mobaraensis genome containing:
- a CDS encoding SDR family oxidoreductase is translated as MNAGTRALEGKVALVAGATRGAGRAMAVELGRAGAVVYATGRTTRGQRSEVGRPETIEETAELVTAAGGTGIAVQVDHLEIDQVKALVERIDRDHGRLDVLVNDVWGGDHLLEFETRVWDLKMERALRMLRLAQDAHLITSHCALPLLIRRAGGLVVEITDGTPEFNTDHYRGNMVFDLAKFAPARMAWALARELEPYEGTAVCLSPGFLRSEEMLEHFGVTEANWRDAVAKEPHFAIAESPAYLGRVVAALAGDPERGRWNGQARFGGELAAHYGVTDVDGSQPDCLGYFTDVVFGGREGTAEAYR
- a CDS encoding helix-turn-helix transcriptional regulator; this translates as MRAARLIKLVLLLQSRASMTGGELARRLEVSERTVARDVLALSEAGIPVYADRGRTGGYRLVGGYRTRLTGLGRTEAEALFLSGVPSALREMGLADAASAARLKVSAALLPELGDAPATAAQRFHLDAPGWWQPADPPPLLPAVAEAVWDDRPLTARYGRRDGTEAERELEPYGLVLKAGVWYLIAHVTADRPGHRVYRVDRFTAVAAGTGHFDRDESFDLSAFWEERAAQFARSLLRETVVLRLTPEGARRLPYVTDRQAGRDTVEGAGAADAAGWITVTLPVESLDVAQEQLLALGPEAEVVEPAELRGRFAEAARRSAGLYGVG